From a region of the Methylocystis hirsuta genome:
- a CDS encoding type II toxin-antitoxin system VapC family toxin has protein sequence MSLRIYLDANVFIDAFENDDVPVTRGRTVLDHLRGGEAVGVISELVVAELLTKPLETGDKELCDAYEALFESSSTIETFPIDRHVLVQAARLRATVKSMRMPDAIHVAAAKLHNCAAFVTADRRLFVPEGIRAINLDASAIDELRALA, from the coding sequence ATGAGCTTGAGAATTTACCTCGATGCGAATGTATTCATCGACGCATTCGAAAATGACGATGTTCCGGTCACGCGAGGGAGGACCGTGCTCGATCATCTGAGAGGCGGAGAGGCCGTCGGCGTGATTAGCGAATTGGTTGTCGCCGAGTTGTTGACGAAACCTCTGGAGACCGGAGACAAGGAGTTGTGCGATGCATATGAAGCGCTGTTCGAATCGTCTTCGACCATAGAAACCTTTCCAATCGATCGGCACGTGCTGGTGCAGGCGGCAAGGCTGAGAGCGACCGTCAAATCTATGAGAATGCCTGACGCAATTCACGTAGCGGCGGCGAAACTTCATAATTGCGCGGCCTTTGTTACGGCCGATCGGCGACTTTTCGTCCCCGAGGGCATTCGAGCGATCAATCTCGACGCATCGGCCATCGACGAATTACGCGCGCTCGCATGA
- a CDS encoding ABC transporter ATP-binding protein, giving the protein MTIGSLLNIRDLSVTFRQGGHETKAVDHVSFSLERGKTLALVGESGSGKSISALSIVRLLPPGAIASGEALFDGENMLTIKDDRLRAIRGAGITMVFQEPMTSLNPLHTIERQIAEILELHGMRGEDAVRNRVVELLGEVGIPDPQARLSAYPHQLSGGQRQRVMIAMALANKPDLLIADEPTTALDVTVQAQILALLERLQKTYGMAMLFITHDLRLVRRFADTVCVMQQGRIVEQGEVGEVFTSPQHPYTKALLTAEPKGAPIVEDTQAPVVASAEQLRVWFPIRRGFMRRIVGHVKAVDGVTLSVREGATVGVVGESGSGKTTLALAMLRLIRSEGPIVFLGERIDGKSVDAMRPLRRDMQIVFQDPYGSLSPRMSVAEIVAEGLTVQRPELTLNQRRDIVARALQETGLDPSTMDRYPHEFSGGQRQRIAIARAIVLEPKFVVLDEPTSALDMSVQAQIIDLLRDLQRRRSLAYLFISHDLRVVKALAAHLIVMRYGKVVEEGPASQVFSEPKSEYTRALFAAAFRNEAEPIPGNSVAGK; this is encoded by the coding sequence ATGACCATTGGCTCCCTCCTCAACATTCGCGATCTCTCGGTCACCTTTCGGCAAGGCGGGCACGAGACCAAGGCGGTCGATCACGTCTCCTTCTCTCTTGAGCGGGGCAAGACTCTGGCGCTCGTCGGCGAATCCGGTTCCGGCAAGTCGATCAGCGCTCTGTCGATCGTACGGCTGCTCCCCCCTGGCGCGATCGCGTCCGGCGAGGCGCTGTTCGACGGCGAGAACATGCTGACGATCAAGGACGATCGTCTGCGCGCCATTCGTGGCGCAGGCATCACAATGGTGTTCCAGGAGCCGATGACCTCGCTGAATCCGCTGCACACGATCGAGCGGCAGATTGCGGAGATTCTCGAACTGCACGGCATGCGCGGCGAAGACGCGGTTCGGAACCGAGTCGTTGAGCTTCTCGGTGAAGTCGGCATCCCTGATCCTCAGGCGCGGCTGAGCGCCTATCCGCATCAGCTCTCAGGCGGCCAACGTCAGCGCGTCATGATCGCCATGGCGCTCGCCAACAAGCCAGATCTGCTGATCGCCGACGAGCCGACCACAGCGCTCGACGTCACGGTTCAGGCGCAGATTCTCGCGCTGCTCGAGCGGCTACAAAAAACCTACGGCATGGCGATGCTGTTCATCACGCACGACCTCCGGCTCGTGCGCCGTTTCGCCGACACGGTCTGCGTGATGCAGCAGGGGCGCATCGTCGAGCAGGGCGAGGTGGGAGAGGTCTTCACATCGCCGCAGCATCCCTACACCAAGGCGCTGCTCACGGCGGAGCCCAAGGGCGCGCCGATTGTCGAAGACACGCAAGCGCCAGTCGTCGCATCGGCCGAGCAACTGCGCGTCTGGTTTCCGATCCGCCGCGGCTTCATGCGTCGGATCGTCGGCCATGTGAAGGCGGTGGACGGCGTCACCCTTTCGGTGCGCGAGGGCGCGACCGTCGGCGTCGTCGGCGAGTCGGGCTCCGGCAAGACGACGCTGGCGCTGGCGATGCTGCGGCTCATTCGCTCGGAAGGTCCGATCGTCTTCCTCGGAGAGCGCATCGACGGCAAAAGCGTCGACGCCATGCGTCCGCTTCGCCGCGACATGCAAATCGTCTTCCAAGACCCTTACGGCTCTCTCTCTCCGCGCATGTCGGTCGCGGAAATCGTCGCCGAAGGACTGACCGTTCAGCGGCCCGAACTTACGCTCAATCAGCGCCGCGACATCGTTGCGCGCGCGCTGCAGGAAACCGGGCTTGATCCATCGACGATGGACCGCTACCCGCACGAATTTTCCGGCGGCCAGCGGCAGCGGATCGCCATCGCCCGCGCCATTGTGCTCGAACCGAAATTCGTCGTGCTCGACGAGCCGACCTCGGCGCTCGACATGTCCGTGCAGGCGCAAATCATCGATCTCTTGCGCGACCTGCAGCGTCGCCGCTCGCTCGCCTATCTCTTCATCAGTCACGATCTGCGCGTCGTGAAGGCGCTCGCCGCCCATCTCATCGTCATGCGCTATGGCAAGGTGGTCGAGGAAGGGCCGGCGAGCCAGGTGTTTTCCGAACCCAAGAGCGAGTATACGCGCGCGCTCTTCGCAGCGGCGTTTCGCAACGAGGCGGAGCCCATTCCGGGCAATTCAGTTGCCGGAAAATGA
- a CDS encoding MaoC/PaaZ C-terminal domain-containing protein: protein MTKRLYLEDLRVGQRLRSASVTITAQDIIRFARDSDPQYFHLDEEAAKDSMFGGLVASGWQTGALSVKLLIDSADPPFAGGLVGVEAHIAWKLPVRPGDSLRVEAEVTRIVRPRRYADRGFVSMDMATYNQRGEVVLTQSVTVVAFRDPARAGVSSNGATAIPGSFSGN from the coding sequence ATGACGAAAAGGCTTTATCTGGAAGATCTTCGCGTTGGGCAGCGGTTACGCTCGGCGAGCGTCACGATCACCGCGCAGGACATCATCCGCTTCGCGCGCGACAGTGATCCGCAGTATTTTCATCTCGACGAAGAGGCGGCCAAAGACAGCATGTTCGGCGGGCTCGTCGCCAGCGGTTGGCAAACCGGCGCGCTGAGCGTGAAGCTTCTCATCGACTCAGCCGACCCGCCTTTTGCAGGAGGGCTCGTCGGCGTTGAGGCGCATATCGCCTGGAAACTCCCGGTGCGGCCGGGCGATTCCTTAAGGGTAGAAGCCGAAGTCACGCGGATTGTTCGTCCGCGCCGCTATGCCGATCGCGGCTTCGTTTCGATGGATATGGCGACCTATAATCAGCGCGGCGAAGTCGTGCTGACGCAGAGCGTCACGGTCGTCGCCTTCCGCGACCCTGCGCGGGCAGGCGTAAGTTCAAATGGCGCCACGGCGATTCCGGGATCATTTTCCGGCAACTGA